The DNA region CGCCGCGCCGCAGATCGATCTGCAGGAGCTGCGCGCCTTCAAGCACGGCACTGTCAAGAAGCTGACGGATGGGCTGAGCCAGATGGCAGCAGCGCGCCGCGTCACGGTGATCCGCGGCATCGCGAAATTCGCCTCCGCCACGCGGCTCGAGATTGTCGGTGAGGGGGCAGGCTCGCAGCAAATTGAATTTGGTCAATGCATCATCGCCACGGGCTCGCGCGCGGTGCAGCTAGCGGTGCTTCCCAAGCATGAGCGGGTCGTGACCTCGACCGGCGCGCTCGCGCTGCGAAGCATTCCGGGCCGCATGCTCGTGATCGGAGCGGGGATCATCGGGTTGGAGATGGCGACCGTCTACAACTCGCTCGGCACCAAGATCGATCTTGTCGAAAGGCTTCCCGATATCCTGGCGGGCGTGGATGCCGACGCGGTGAAGATCTGGCGTTCGTGCAACGCGCATCGCTTCGAGCATATCGACGTCGCAAGCAGCGTATCAACCGCCGAAATCACGCCGGACGGCGTGAGGGTCGGTACCACAGGCGCATCGGTACGGACACGATCGTACGATTTGGTGTTGCAATCAGCCGGCCGTGTTCCTAACAGTAGCGAACTCGGCCTCGAACGGATCGACGTTGCCATCGATTCGAACGGCTTCATTCAGGTCGACGAGCAGATGAGAACGACGGCGCGCAACGTCTTCGCCATCGGCGACGTCGTCGGCGGTTCGATGCTGGCGCACAAGGCCGTTCACGAGGGGCACGTCGCCGCGGAAGTAGCTGCCGGGAAGCCGGCGGCCTTTACCGCGAAGATCGTCCCCAATGTCGCCTACACCGATCCTGAGATCGCCTGGGTCGGCAAGTCCGAGCGTGATGTCGCCGAATCCGGACGGAAGATCCGTTCGACAAAATTCCCATGGGCCGCGTCCGGCCGGGCCATCGCGTCGGGCGCATCCTATGGCATGACGAAGCTGCTGTTCGACGCCGAAACCGGTCGCATCGTCGGGGGCGTGATCGTCGGACCGCATGCCGGCGATATGATCGGGGAAATCTGTCTCGCTATCGAAATGGGGGCTGACGCGATCGATATCGGAAAGACCATTCACCCGCATCCGACCCTCGGCGAGACGATCGGCATGGCTGCCGAAGTCCATGAGGGCATTTGCACCGACCTGCCTCCAATCGCCAGAAAGCGGTAGATCAGTTGGCCCAATCGATGTCCGTTATCGAAGCCCTTGAACAACGTCGCGCCGGTGCCAAACTCGGCGGCGGCGAGAAGCGCATCGACGCGCAGCATGCGCGCGGCCGCCTCACCGCGCGGGAGCGGATCGACCTGCTGCTCGACAAGCATTCGTTCGAGGAGATGGACATGTTCGTCCAGCACCGCTCGACCGAATTCGGGATGGAGAAGACCAAGATTCCGGGAGACGGCGTGGTCACCGGCTGGGGTACCGTCAACGGCCGCAAAACGTTTGTCTTCGCCAAGGATTTTACGGTGTTCGGCGGCTCGCTGTCCGAGACCCACGCGCTGAAGATCACAAAGCTCCAGGACTTGGCGATGAAGGCGCGGGCGCCCATCATCGGCCTCTATGATGCCGGCGGCGCGCGCATCCAGGAGGGCGTCGCCGCGCTCGCCGGCTATTCCTACGTGTTCCGCCGCAACGTGCTCGCCTCCGGCGTGATCCCGCAGATCTCGGTCATCATGGGCCCCTGCGCCGGTGGCGACGTCTACTCGCCGGCCATGACCGACTTCATCTTCATGGTGAAGAACACCAGCTACATGTTCGTCACCGGCCCCGACGTCGTGAAGACGGTCACCAACGAGGTCGTCACCGCCGAAGAGCTCGGCGGCGCCTCGGTGCACGCCACGCGCTCCTCGATTGCGGACGGCGCCTTCGAGAACGATGTCGAGACGATTTTGCAGATGCGCCGTCTCATCGACTTCCTGCCGGCGAACAACACCGACGGCGTGCCGGAATGGCCGAGCTTCGATTCCATCGAGCGGGTCGACATGTCGCTGGACACGCTGATCCCCGACAATCCGAACAAGCCCTACGACATGAAAGAACTGATCCTGAAAGTCGTGGACGAGGGCGACTTCTTCGAGATCGCCGAGGGTTTTGCCAAGAACATCGTCACCGGCTTCGGCCGTATCGCGGGCCGTACTGTCGGTTTCGTCGCCAACCAGCCGATGGTGCTGGCGGGCGTGCTCGACAGCGACGCCTCGCGCAAGGCCGCGCGCTTCGTCCGCTTCTGCGACGCCTTCAACATCCCGATCGTCACCTTCGTCGACGTGCCGGGCTTCCTGCCGGGCACCGCGCAGGAATATGGCGGCCTGATCAAGCACGGCGCGAAACTGCTGTTCGCCTATTCGCAGTGCACCGTGTCGCTCGTCACCATCATCACCCGCAAGGCCTATGGCGGCGCCTTCGACGTCATGGCCTCCAAGGAGATCGGCGCCGACCTCAACTACGCCTGGCCGACCGCCCAGATCGCGGTGATGGGCGCCAAGGGCGCGGTCGAGATCATCTTCCGCTCCGACATCGGCGACCCCGACAAGATCGCG from Bradyrhizobium genosp. L includes:
- the lpdA gene encoding dihydrolipoyl dehydrogenase; translation: MRTEEIRVPDIGDFRDVEVVEVHVRADDVVVREQALITVESDKATLEIPSPIAGVITSMSLRVGDKVSQGSMIGTASASDEAGAQGETISADQDVGQRATDYTRYDLVVIGGGPGGYSAAFRAADLGLNTAIIERYGTLGGVCLNVGCIPSKALLHVAAVKEEAERIADKGIRFAAPQIDLQELRAFKHGTVKKLTDGLSQMAAARRVTVIRGIAKFASATRLEIVGEGAGSQQIEFGQCIIATGSRAVQLAVLPKHERVVTSTGALALRSIPGRMLVIGAGIIGLEMATVYNSLGTKIDLVERLPDILAGVDADAVKIWRSCNAHRFEHIDVASSVSTAEITPDGVRVGTTGASVRTRSYDLVLQSAGRVPNSSELGLERIDVAIDSNGFIQVDEQMRTTARNVFAIGDVVGGSMLAHKAVHEGHVAAEVAAGKPAAFTAKIVPNVAYTDPEIAWVGKSERDVAESGRKIRSTKFPWAASGRAIASGASYGMTKLLFDAETGRIVGGVIVGPHAGDMIGEICLAIEMGADAIDIGKTIHPHPTLGETIGMAAEVHEGICTDLPPIARKR
- a CDS encoding acyl-CoA carboxylase subunit beta translates to MSVIEALEQRRAGAKLGGGEKRIDAQHARGRLTARERIDLLLDKHSFEEMDMFVQHRSTEFGMEKTKIPGDGVVTGWGTVNGRKTFVFAKDFTVFGGSLSETHALKITKLQDLAMKARAPIIGLYDAGGARIQEGVAALAGYSYVFRRNVLASGVIPQISVIMGPCAGGDVYSPAMTDFIFMVKNTSYMFVTGPDVVKTVTNEVVTAEELGGASVHATRSSIADGAFENDVETILQMRRLIDFLPANNTDGVPEWPSFDSIERVDMSLDTLIPDNPNKPYDMKELILKVVDEGDFFEIAEGFAKNIVTGFGRIAGRTVGFVANQPMVLAGVLDSDASRKAARFVRFCDAFNIPIVTFVDVPGFLPGTAQEYGGLIKHGAKLLFAYSQCTVSLVTIITRKAYGGAFDVMASKEIGADLNYAWPTAQIAVMGAKGAVEIIFRSDIGDPDKIAARTKEYEDRFLSPFIAAERGYIDDVIMPHSTRKRIARALEMLRDKKVEMPAKKHDHIPL